The following proteins come from a genomic window of Brevibacillus antibioticus:
- a CDS encoding TIGR02206 family membrane protein yields the protein MTSPYFSLFLTGEPFRLFSTSHVITLILVLCLVVLTYLFRQKLQAPTNRLTTRYVLAGVLLLSEICYQLWHVYTESWTAAYTLPLQLCSVTLLLSAVMLMTRSYGLYEITYFAGIGGAMQALLTPELFYPFPHFRFVHFFVAHAGIVLACLYMTWVEGYRPTVRSVWKTMGFLNLLLLVALFVNQWTGGNYLFVSRKPDNPSLIDFLGPYPWYIVSLEGVALALFFLLYLPFVRKQPLAKEVRRDLSV from the coding sequence ATGACCTCACCTTATTTTTCACTTTTTCTGACAGGGGAGCCGTTTCGGCTGTTTTCCACTTCTCACGTTATCACCTTGATTCTTGTGCTCTGTCTGGTCGTGCTCACCTATTTATTTCGGCAAAAGCTCCAAGCCCCGACAAATCGACTCACTACACGTTACGTACTTGCGGGTGTCTTGCTGTTATCAGAGATTTGTTATCAGCTTTGGCATGTTTATACCGAGAGCTGGACGGCTGCTTACACATTACCCTTGCAGCTATGTAGCGTGACTCTCCTTCTTTCTGCCGTGATGCTGATGACGAGAAGCTACGGACTGTATGAGATTACGTATTTTGCCGGGATTGGTGGCGCCATGCAGGCGTTGCTTACACCCGAGTTGTTTTACCCATTTCCGCATTTTCGCTTTGTGCATTTTTTCGTAGCCCACGCGGGAATCGTCCTTGCTTGCCTGTACATGACGTGGGTAGAAGGCTACCGTCCGACTGTCCGTTCTGTATGGAAAACGATGGGCTTTTTAAACCTGCTTTTGCTCGTCGCACTTTTCGTCAACCAATGGACCGGTGGAAATTATTTATTTGTCTCGCGCAAACCGGACAATCCCAGTCTGATTGACTTTTTGGGCCCGTATCCGTGGTACATCGTTTCGTTGGAAGGAGTAGCACTCGCGTTGTTTTTCTTGTTGTACCTGCCCTTTGTCCGAAAGCAGCCGCTGGCGAAGGAAGTCAGGAGGGATTTGTCTGTCTGA
- a CDS encoding Gmad2 immunoglobulin-like domain-containing protein: MKKMLLLLLTIGLLQGCTSGTDSPSPQTEQQKPPVATEPKTPASEPPTTPEKPPTEQPAQQETVYANDIFRNVTVKKTAQDTFEIKGQASVFEAVLNYVVEDGHNELTQGFVQATTAAPDWGDFTHTLKVKKAEPNSTLTLILFETSMKDGSRRMELIIPLPE; encoded by the coding sequence ATGAAAAAAATGCTTTTGCTGCTGTTGACGATCGGCTTGCTGCAAGGATGCACGAGTGGCACAGATAGCCCTTCCCCTCAAACAGAACAACAGAAGCCACCCGTTGCAACTGAGCCCAAGACACCTGCTTCTGAACCACCTACAACGCCTGAGAAGCCACCAACGGAACAGCCAGCTCAACAGGAGACTGTCTATGCCAATGATATTTTCCGCAATGTCACTGTGAAGAAAACCGCCCAAGACACGTTTGAAATCAAAGGACAGGCAAGCGTATTTGAAGCTGTACTCAATTACGTTGTAGAAGATGGACATAACGAGCTAACGCAAGGTTTCGTGCAGGCTACAACCGCTGCTCCTGATTGGGGAGATTTTACTCATACACTGAAAGTGAAAAAAGCGGAGCCGAACAGCACACTGACACTCATCTTGTTTGAAACAAGCATGAAAGACGGCAGCCGAAGAATGGAACTCATCATTCCGCTCCCAGAATAA
- the aspA gene encoding aspartate ammonia-lyase: MEQQTFRVEKDFLGEKQIPVEAYYGVQTMRATENFPITGYRLHFSLINAMAMVKKAAAMANMEVSRLNPRLGNAIVTAAEEIMQGKWHDQFIVDPIQGGAGTSINMNANEVIANRGLEMLGEKKGDYFHLSPNTHVNMSQSTNDAFPTAIHIATLTLLEKLLVTMDKLHDAFGQKAKEFDDVIKMGRTHLQDAVPIRLGQEFEAYRRVLERDIKRIKQSRQHLYEVNMGATAVGTGLNADPRYITTVVKHLADITGFPLTGAEHLVDATQNTDAYTEVSAALKVCMMNMSKIANDLRLMASGPRAGLGEISLPARQPGSSIMPGKVNPVMAELINQVAFQVIGNDHTICLASEAGQLELNVMEPVLVFNLLQSISIMDNAFDVFTRHCLEGIEANRERMKEYVEKSVGVITAVNPHLGYETAARIAREAILTGKSVRELCLQHNVLTEEELDLILDPFEMTHPGIAGASLLDRD, translated from the coding sequence ATGGAACAACAGACGTTTCGAGTGGAAAAAGACTTTCTTGGCGAGAAGCAAATTCCAGTAGAGGCTTATTATGGCGTGCAAACGATGCGAGCAACGGAAAACTTCCCAATCACCGGGTATCGTCTTCATTTTTCCCTCATCAATGCAATGGCAATGGTAAAAAAAGCAGCTGCGATGGCAAATATGGAAGTTTCCAGATTGAATCCGCGGTTAGGAAATGCGATTGTTACTGCGGCGGAAGAAATCATGCAAGGAAAGTGGCATGATCAATTTATCGTCGATCCGATCCAAGGCGGAGCAGGTACTTCGATTAATATGAATGCCAACGAAGTGATCGCGAACCGTGGTCTTGAGATGCTTGGTGAGAAAAAAGGAGATTATTTCCACTTAAGCCCAAATACACATGTCAACATGTCTCAGTCTACCAACGATGCGTTCCCAACAGCGATTCATATTGCAACACTCACGCTATTGGAAAAGCTGCTCGTGACGATGGATAAGCTGCATGATGCATTTGGCCAAAAAGCAAAAGAATTCGATGATGTCATTAAAATGGGCAGAACGCATTTGCAAGATGCCGTTCCGATTCGCTTGGGCCAAGAATTCGAAGCATACCGTCGGGTGCTTGAGCGCGATATCAAGCGTATCAAGCAATCTCGTCAGCATTTATACGAAGTGAATATGGGAGCAACTGCGGTAGGAACAGGTTTAAATGCTGATCCTCGTTACATTACAACAGTAGTCAAGCATCTTGCCGATATCACAGGCTTCCCATTGACAGGTGCAGAGCATCTCGTGGATGCTACACAAAACACAGATGCGTATACAGAAGTATCAGCAGCGCTGAAAGTTTGCATGATGAATATGTCTAAAATCGCGAATGACTTGCGCTTGATGGCATCAGGACCTCGAGCTGGACTGGGAGAAATCTCCTTGCCGGCGCGTCAGCCAGGCTCCTCCATCATGCCAGGAAAAGTCAATCCTGTTATGGCAGAGCTCATCAACCAAGTAGCGTTTCAGGTCATCGGAAATGACCATACGATTTGTTTGGCATCTGAGGCAGGTCAGCTAGAACTGAACGTGATGGAGCCTGTGCTTGTCTTCAACTTGCTGCAATCGATCAGCATCATGGACAATGCATTCGATGTCTTTACGCGCCACTGCTTGGAAGGAATCGAAGCAAACCGCGAGCGCATGAAAGAATACGTGGAAAAAAGCGTGGGCGTCATCACAGCGGTGAATCCTCATCTCGGATATGAGACTGCTGCACGCATTGCCCGCGAAGCTATTTTGACAGGAAAGTCTGTACGTGAGCTGTGCTTGCAACACAATGTACTGACAGAAGAAGAACTGGATCTGATTCTCGATCCATTTGAAATGACGCATCCAGGTATTGCTGGAGCATCCTTACTGGATCGCGACTAA
- the pdaA gene encoding delta-lactam-biosynthetic de-N-acetylase — protein sequence MKRRWIKSLLIGISLLLTSALPVDSIMASPDHPYHFGFKKSKNGQLPSINEEGFKGIVDRHGAVFLGDTTKKELYLTFDNGYENGYTPKILDTLLAKKVPAIFFVTGHFVKEQPELLKRMAKEGHLIGNHSWSHPDMTTVPNQKIKDELTKVSDAVQQVTGQANMHYLRPPRGIFSDRTLAVTKDLGYTNVFWSVAYKDWDTKVQRGAKYAYDNVMAQLHPGAVILLHSVSKDNAEALGTIIDEARKQGYEFKGLDQLPKK from the coding sequence TTGAAAAGACGATGGATCAAAAGCTTGTTGATCGGAATTAGCTTGTTGCTTACAAGTGCCTTGCCAGTTGACTCGATTATGGCCTCACCAGATCACCCGTACCATTTTGGTTTTAAAAAGAGCAAGAATGGTCAGTTACCCTCTATCAACGAGGAAGGCTTTAAAGGCATTGTCGATCGTCACGGTGCGGTTTTTTTAGGTGATACCACGAAAAAAGAGCTTTACTTGACGTTTGACAACGGTTATGAAAATGGCTACACGCCAAAGATTTTAGATACCCTTCTCGCGAAAAAAGTCCCCGCTATTTTCTTTGTGACAGGACATTTTGTGAAGGAACAGCCGGAGTTATTAAAGCGAATGGCAAAAGAGGGCCATCTGATCGGCAACCATTCGTGGAGCCATCCCGATATGACGACCGTACCGAATCAAAAAATCAAAGACGAACTGACGAAAGTAAGCGATGCGGTCCAGCAAGTAACCGGACAGGCTAACATGCATTACTTGCGACCTCCTAGAGGAATTTTCAGTGATCGCACACTTGCTGTTACCAAAGATTTGGGCTATACCAATGTCTTTTGGTCGGTCGCCTATAAGGATTGGGATACAAAAGTCCAGCGTGGGGCAAAATACGCTTATGATAATGTGATGGCCCAATTGCATCCTGGTGCTGTTATTCTGCTCCATTCTGTCTCCAAAGACAATGCGGAGGCTCTCGGGACGATAATCGATGAAGCACGCAAGCAAGGCTATGAATTCAAGGGCTTGGATCAGCTTCCGAAAAAGTAG
- a CDS encoding DNA primase: MDEWLEQLREALGEGAEEMEVKIEYEDGTTKKLYFGNNDDDDDEEDEDEEESAEEDSDAEDSEDEESDDEDSDDA, encoded by the coding sequence ATGGACGAATGGTTGGAGCAATTACGTGAGGCACTTGGTGAAGGTGCAGAAGAAATGGAAGTAAAAATCGAATACGAAGATGGCACTACGAAAAAATTATACTTTGGTAATAATGACGACGATGACGATGAAGAAGATGAAGATGAAGAAGAGTCTGCGGAAGAAGATTCTGATGCCGAAGATTCCGAGGACGAAGAATCTGACGACGAAGATTCCGATGACGCTTAA